The proteins below are encoded in one region of Bosea sp. BIWAKO-01:
- a CDS encoding ABC transporter substrate-binding protein, translating into MRRASRTRIATVALLAALSSAPVAAQTLTIALRADIRGTNPGVNRDDDSDAVTLHMVEGLVAYREGGTVGPMLAEKVETSPDGLSYTFELRKGLTFHNGAPLTAADVVWSWQRYMDPKTEWRCLADFDGRSGLKVEAVEAVSPTTVRMRINEPNALFLFSLARTDCGSAAVLHRDSLNPDGSWKAPVGTGPFKFGEWRRGQQISLTRFDGYQSLPGGLDGFAGSKRPLVPEVRFLVVPDAASVKAGLIAGQIDIAEVLGSDVAELKKAPGITVQTATTAARHALLFQTNDPVFRTPAMRQALAAAIDFSQLVAIVSDHGVQPNNSTIHAKSAYHSDVQNLSHGYDPARAKKLLTEAGYKGERLKITTNNRKSAPSFNIAVVLQSMFQAVGVNSDIDVVEWATHMDRFLKGNYQLMVHSYSARLDPALSFEHFTGPKADQPRKVWDDPAVIALLDKASKIESPAERQKIFDELHKRMIDDVPLVMLFNSIEAWASTARVSGFVPWESRARAWEVAIKS; encoded by the coding sequence ATGAGACGTGCTTCACGAACGCGCATTGCGACGGTGGCGCTGCTCGCGGCACTGTCGAGTGCTCCGGTGGCGGCGCAAACCCTGACCATCGCCCTCAGGGCCGATATTCGCGGCACGAATCCAGGCGTCAATCGCGACGACGACAGCGACGCGGTGACCCTCCACATGGTCGAAGGACTGGTCGCCTATCGCGAAGGCGGCACCGTCGGCCCCATGCTGGCGGAGAAGGTGGAAACCTCACCGGATGGGTTGAGCTACACCTTCGAACTGCGCAAGGGACTGACCTTCCATAACGGTGCGCCGCTGACCGCCGCGGACGTCGTCTGGAGTTGGCAGCGCTATATGGACCCGAAGACGGAGTGGCGTTGCCTTGCCGATTTCGACGGCCGCAGCGGGCTCAAGGTCGAAGCGGTCGAAGCCGTGTCGCCAACCACCGTGCGTATGCGCATCAACGAGCCCAACGCGCTCTTCCTGTTCTCGCTGGCGCGCACCGATTGCGGCAGCGCCGCGGTGCTTCACAGGGATTCGCTGAATCCTGACGGGTCGTGGAAGGCACCGGTGGGAACCGGGCCCTTCAAGTTCGGCGAGTGGCGGCGCGGTCAGCAGATCAGCCTGACGCGCTTTGATGGCTACCAGTCGCTGCCCGGCGGCCTCGATGGCTTTGCCGGCAGCAAGCGGCCGCTCGTTCCGGAGGTCAGGTTCCTGGTCGTCCCGGATGCAGCCTCGGTGAAGGCCGGCCTGATCGCAGGCCAGATCGACATTGCCGAAGTGCTGGGCTCCGATGTCGCCGAGCTGAAGAAGGCTCCCGGCATTACGGTCCAGACCGCGACCACGGCAGCGCGCCATGCACTGCTCTTCCAGACCAATGACCCGGTCTTCAGGACGCCAGCGATGCGCCAGGCGCTTGCAGCGGCCATCGATTTCAGCCAGCTCGTCGCGATCGTCTCCGATCACGGCGTGCAGCCGAACAATTCCACCATCCACGCCAAGTCGGCCTATCACAGCGACGTGCAGAACCTCTCGCACGGCTACGATCCAGCGCGTGCGAAGAAGCTTCTCACCGAGGCCGGCTACAAGGGCGAGCGGCTGAAGATCACCACCAATAACCGTAAATCGGCGCCAAGCTTCAACATCGCAGTCGTGCTGCAGTCGATGTTCCAGGCCGTCGGCGTCAACTCGGACATCGATGTCGTGGAGTGGGCGACCCATATGGATCGCTTCCTCAAGGGCAATTACCAGCTGATGGTGCATTCCTACTCGGCGCGGCTCGACCCGGCGCTGAGCTTCGAGCATTTCACCGGGCCGAAGGCGGACCAGCCGCGCAAGGTCTGGGATGATCCCGCCGTGATCGCGCTGCTCGACAAGGCCTCGAAGATCGAGAGCCCGGCCGAGCGTCAGAAGATCTTCGACGAACTGCACAAGCGGATGATCGACGACGTGCCGCTGGTGATGCTGTTCAACTCGATCGAAGCCTGGGCCTCGACGGCGCGCGTCTCCGGCTTCGTGCCGTGGGAGTCGCGCGCACGGGCCTGGGAGGTTGCGATCAAGTCCTGA
- a CDS encoding C45 family autoproteolytic acyltransferase/hydolase, producing the protein MTDRVHRSARFYAGQLDRLGSKPGEREALIAEFSRGIAAFDEGYLEEMRGIADGAGLDLSAIIMINARTEIVAKARLLASRPIDEDDEDEEKMADGCTGAIILPERSWSGGIIQGQNWDWQPECAETAIVLRVHRQDGPDLLTFVEAGGLGRHGMNEAGICVTGNYLRSDRDYRQEGVPLALVRRKALEQEHLALAMKVVATTPKACSTNMMLSQDRGFAIDLECAPDEAFPVYPEDGLIVHANHWISPVALAKLRDTGFGSPDSHYRDWRVRRLLTEPQRFLTREDLKAALFDDFLSPYSVCRPPRAGTTGDLTASVAMIVMEPGLGIMEVAPLPALNRHFTRYSLSGDPVAVAAAA; encoded by the coding sequence GTGACGGATCGCGTGCATCGCAGCGCACGCTTCTATGCCGGACAACTCGACAGGCTCGGATCGAAGCCAGGTGAACGTGAAGCGCTGATCGCCGAGTTCAGCCGGGGAATTGCTGCCTTCGACGAGGGCTATCTCGAGGAAATGCGCGGCATCGCCGACGGGGCCGGCCTCGACCTCTCCGCGATCATCATGATCAATGCACGGACCGAGATCGTCGCCAAGGCGCGCCTGCTCGCTTCGCGCCCTATTGATGAGGATGATGAGGACGAGGAGAAGATGGCTGATGGCTGCACCGGCGCCATCATCCTGCCGGAGCGAAGCTGGAGCGGAGGCATTATCCAGGGCCAGAACTGGGACTGGCAGCCGGAATGCGCGGAAACCGCGATCGTGTTGCGCGTGCACCGGCAGGATGGGCCCGACCTGCTCACTTTCGTCGAGGCGGGCGGCCTCGGTCGTCACGGCATGAACGAAGCCGGCATCTGCGTGACCGGCAACTATCTACGCAGTGATCGCGACTACCGCCAGGAAGGCGTTCCGCTCGCCTTGGTGCGCCGCAAGGCACTGGAGCAGGAGCACCTGGCACTGGCGATGAAAGTGGTGGCGACCACGCCGAAGGCCTGCTCGACCAATATGATGCTGAGCCAGGACCGGGGCTTTGCCATCGACCTCGAATGCGCCCCGGACGAGGCGTTTCCGGTCTATCCGGAAGACGGGCTCATCGTGCACGCGAATCACTGGATCAGTCCGGTCGCGCTTGCCAAGCTGCGCGATACCGGCTTCGGCTCACCCGACAGTCACTACCGCGACTGGCGTGTCAGGCGATTGTTGACCGAGCCGCAGCGCTTCCTGACGCGGGAGGATCTGAAGGCCGCGCTCTTCGACGATTTCCTGTCGCCCTATTCCGTCTGTCGCCCGCCACGGGCCGGAACGACCGGTGATTTGACGGCGAGCGTCGCGATGATCGTGATGGAGCCAGGGCTCGGCATCATGGAGGTGGCGCCGCTGCCCGCGCTCAACCGACACTTCACCCGCTACAGCCTTTCCGGCGATCCGGTCGCCGTCGCGGCTGCGGCCTGA
- a CDS encoding GntR family transcriptional regulator encodes MHAIRHRQTMLPPSFVRRPRYRDEGKWCNHPQALCFLLQLYTLDHRQTLLSMARKGSFGDAHVSSGLHREIIGDILRLGRDEGWAVDAPVGEKPLATRLGVSRTPVRRALIDLSERGILRRELGSGFKLNRPIDAAVIAECSNDAAGGKELYRKILNDRAAGLIPPSVTENALLAHFGASRGDLRRALLRLSAEGIVQRQRGHGWQFSESLDNPQAILESYAFREAVETAALSQPDYRIDATVLERMRNAHEALMRKPASEIAPDMWFQVNAEFHETLASWSRNRFFLQAVKRQNALRRMHQFVDFPQLTPEQIKQSCEDHLAILDALAAGDRPRAVALLSAHLSQAAQDWHNQN; translated from the coding sequence ATGCACGCGATCCGTCACCGCCAGACCATGCTGCCGCCCTCGTTCGTAAGGCGACCCAGATACCGAGACGAAGGGAAATGGTGCAATCATCCACAGGCTCTGTGTTTTTTATTGCAATTATATACACTGGACCATCGCCAAACCTTATTGTCAATGGCAAGAAAGGGAAGCTTCGGAGACGCCCACGTGTCGAGCGGACTGCATCGCGAAATCATTGGTGACATCCTGCGGCTCGGCCGGGACGAAGGATGGGCGGTCGATGCCCCGGTCGGGGAAAAGCCACTGGCCACTCGTCTCGGCGTTTCACGAACGCCGGTGCGCCGCGCCCTGATCGATCTCAGCGAACGCGGCATCCTGCGGCGGGAACTCGGCTCGGGCTTCAAGCTCAACCGCCCGATCGATGCCGCGGTCATTGCGGAATGCAGCAATGATGCTGCCGGCGGCAAGGAACTCTACCGGAAGATCCTGAACGACCGCGCCGCGGGTCTGATTCCGCCATCGGTGACGGAGAACGCCTTGCTCGCGCATTTCGGCGCATCGCGTGGCGATCTGCGGCGCGCCTTGCTGCGCCTCTCGGCGGAAGGAATCGTCCAGCGCCAGCGCGGTCATGGCTGGCAGTTCTCGGAAAGCCTCGATAACCCGCAGGCCATCCTCGAAAGCTATGCCTTCCGCGAGGCCGTCGAGACAGCGGCTCTCAGCCAGCCCGATTACCGCATCGATGCGACCGTGCTGGAGCGGATGCGCAATGCGCATGAGGCGCTGATGCGCAAGCCCGCCTCCGAGATCGCGCCGGACATGTGGTTCCAGGTGAATGCCGAATTCCATGAGACGCTCGCCTCATGGTCACGCAACCGCTTCTTCCTGCAGGCGGTCAAGCGCCAGAATGCGCTGCGGCGCATGCATCAATTCGTCGACTTCCCGCAATTGACGCCCGAGCAGATCAAACAGTCCTGCGAGGATCATCTCGCCATCCTCGACGCTCTGGCAGCGGGGGATCGCCCGCGTGCCGTCGCCCTGCTCTCGGCCCATCTGAGCCAGGCAGCACAGGACTGGCACAATCAGAACTAA
- a CDS encoding GMC family oxidoreductase produces MSDRRNIGTFDYVVIGAGSAGCLLANRLSADRSKRVLVLEAGGMDDWIWFHVPVGYLYAIGNPRADWLFQTEPQAGLGGRALAYPRGKVVGGCSAINAMIYMRGQAADYDGWRQLGLQGWSWDDVLPYFLKHEDHIAPPAGGLHRSGGEWRVENPRVRWAILDAVRDAAQAAGIAKIDDFNTGDNEGSAYFQVNQKRGRRVSSYRAFLVPALGRENIRLETHVLVERIIIEEGRARAVEFIHQGEKLRVESSGEVVLSAGAVGSPAILERSGIGDGERLQALGIETRRHLPGVGENLQDHLQIRPVYKVEGVRTLNSDYAKLWRRPLMALEYAALRTGPLTMAPSQVGAFAKSSADYATANLEFHFQPLSLDKWGDGLHPFGAFTASVCNLRPSSRGSVHLKSPDASDAPAISPNYLATDEDKQVAVDALKLARRIVAQQPLARFKPQEHVPGPSVTSDAELLEAAGRLGTTIFHPAGTARMGRDDDAGAVLDERLRLRGVEGLRVIDASAMPRITSGNTAAPTMMIAEKGAQMIRDDARGR; encoded by the coding sequence ATGTCTGATCGCAGGAATATCGGCACCTTCGACTATGTCGTGATCGGTGCGGGGTCGGCGGGCTGCCTGCTCGCGAACCGGCTCTCGGCCGATCGGTCCAAGCGCGTGCTCGTGCTGGAAGCCGGCGGCATGGACGACTGGATCTGGTTCCACGTCCCGGTCGGCTATCTCTACGCGATCGGCAATCCACGTGCCGACTGGTTGTTCCAGACCGAACCGCAGGCGGGTTTGGGCGGCCGGGCGCTCGCCTATCCGCGTGGCAAGGTCGTCGGCGGCTGTTCGGCGATCAACGCGATGATCTATATGCGCGGTCAGGCCGCCGATTATGACGGCTGGCGGCAACTTGGTCTGCAGGGCTGGAGCTGGGACGACGTACTGCCCTATTTCCTGAAGCACGAAGACCATATCGCGCCGCCAGCCGGCGGATTGCATCGCTCCGGCGGGGAATGGCGCGTCGAGAACCCGCGCGTGCGCTGGGCCATTCTCGATGCCGTCCGTGACGCGGCACAGGCGGCAGGAATCGCCAAGATCGATGATTTCAACACCGGCGACAATGAAGGGTCGGCCTATTTCCAGGTCAACCAGAAGCGCGGTCGGCGGGTGAGCTCCTATCGCGCCTTCCTGGTTCCGGCTCTGGGCCGCGAGAATATCCGGCTGGAAACCCATGTGCTGGTCGAGCGCATCATCATCGAGGAGGGCCGTGCCCGCGCGGTCGAATTCATCCATCAGGGCGAAAAGCTGCGCGTGGAGTCGAGCGGCGAGGTCGTGCTGAGCGCCGGAGCGGTCGGCTCACCCGCCATTCTCGAGCGGTCTGGCATCGGCGACGGTGAACGGCTCCAGGCTCTGGGTATCGAGACGCGGCGTCATCTACCGGGCGTCGGCGAGAACCTTCAGGACCATTTGCAGATCAGGCCCGTCTACAAGGTGGAGGGTGTGCGCACGCTCAACAGCGACTATGCCAAACTCTGGCGCAGGCCGCTGATGGCGCTGGAATACGCGGCGCTGCGCACCGGGCCGCTGACCATGGCGCCGTCGCAGGTGGGGGCCTTCGCCAAATCTTCGGCTGACTACGCCACGGCCAATCTCGAATTCCATTTTCAGCCGCTTTCGCTCGACAAATGGGGCGACGGGCTGCACCCGTTCGGCGCCTTCACCGCCAGTGTCTGCAACTTGCGACCTTCGAGCCGTGGCAGCGTCCATCTGAAGAGCCCCGACGCGAGCGACGCTCCTGCGATCTCGCCGAACTATCTCGCAACGGATGAGGACAAGCAGGTCGCGGTCGATGCGCTGAAGCTCGCGCGCCGCATCGTCGCGCAGCAGCCGCTCGCACGGTTCAAGCCCCAGGAACACGTGCCTGGTCCTTCGGTGACGTCGGATGCGGAGTTGCTGGAGGCGGCAGGCCGGCTCGGAACCACGATCTTCCACCCGGCAGGCACGGCCCGAATGGGACGAGACGACGATGCCGGCGCCGTGCTCGACGAACGCCTGCGCCTGCGCGGTGTCGAGGGCCTGCGCGTCATCGACGCTTCGGCCATGCCGCGCATCACCTCGGGCAATACGGCCGCCCCGACGATGATGATCGCGGAAAAAGGCGCCCAGATGATCCGGGACGACGCGCGAGGGCGTTGA
- the eutC gene encoding ethanolamine ammonia-lyase subunit EutC, which translates to MSGDDTLPADERWAALTRLTPARIALGRAGASLPTREVLRFGLAHAQARDAVHIPFRPEEVAAELAALSLETVQVESAAPSRDLYLRRPDLGRRLSPEAQAVLQARRGVFDLAFVVADGLSSTAVQQNAAPLVAAMLPLLQRQGLTLAPVVIASQARVALGDEAAETLGARLVAVLIGERPGLSSPDSLGAYLTFAPRRGLSDATRNCVSNIRPGGLSFEHAAFKLAWFMREALRRSLTGVELKDESERALEAGETATRPSITTG; encoded by the coding sequence GTGAGCGGTGACGACACGCTCCCGGCCGACGAGCGCTGGGCCGCGCTGACGCGGCTGACGCCGGCCCGCATTGCGCTCGGCCGCGCGGGTGCTTCCTTGCCGACGCGCGAGGTGCTGCGCTTCGGCCTCGCCCATGCGCAGGCACGCGACGCGGTTCATATCCCGTTCCGCCCCGAAGAGGTCGCGGCCGAACTCGCAGCGCTCTCGCTGGAGACGGTGCAGGTTGAGAGCGCCGCCCCCTCGCGCGATCTCTATCTGCGGCGACCCGACCTCGGGCGGCGTCTCTCTCCCGAGGCGCAGGCGGTGCTGCAGGCCCGACGCGGTGTCTTCGATCTCGCCTTCGTCGTCGCCGATGGCCTGTCCTCGACAGCAGTCCAGCAGAATGCGGCGCCGCTCGTCGCCGCGATGCTGCCGTTGCTGCAGCGCCAGGGGCTGACACTCGCGCCGGTCGTGATTGCGAGTCAGGCACGCGTCGCGCTGGGCGACGAGGCGGCTGAGACACTGGGCGCGCGCCTCGTCGCGGTGCTGATCGGCGAGCGACCCGGCCTGTCTTCGCCGGACTCGCTTGGCGCCTATCTCACCTTCGCGCCGCGGCGCGGCCTCAGCGATGCCACGCGCAACTGCGTCTCGAACATCCGCCCGGGCGGGCTTTCCTTCGAACACGCGGCCTTCAAGCTCGCCTGGTTTATGCGGGAAGCTCTCAGGCGTTCGCTGACAGGCGTCGAACTCAAGGACGAGAGCGAGCGTGCATTGGAGGCGGGTGAGACGGCGACCCGGCCTTCGATCACGACGGGATGA
- a CDS encoding ethanolamine ammonia-lyase subunit EutB, protein MTYRVTVGGHVHVFADLKQLMAKATPLRSGDMLAGIAAASMEENMAAKIALADLPLRTFLNEALVPYEEDEVTRLILDTHDAAAFAPIASQTVGEFRDWLCSERATPEVLAAIAPGVTPEMAAAVSKLMRNQDLILVARKCRVVTSFRDTIGLPGTMAVRLQPNHPTDDAAGILASTIDGLLYGCGDAVIGINPASDSLPVLGDLVRLLDELIHRFDIPTQSCVLTHVTSAIALIGQGAPVDLVFQSVAGTQKANESFGISLSVLQEGLEAGRSLRRGTIGDNVMYFETGQGSALSADAHHGVDQQTLEARAYAVCRPFEPLLVNTVVGFIGPEYLYDGKQIIRAGLEDHFCGKLMGVPLGCDVCYTNHAEADQDDMDTLLTLLGTAGVNFVMGVPGADDVMLNYQSTSFHDQLYVRDVLGLRRAPEFEAWLRRMDITDESGRLSSGRGGQALLAAMQEQAA, encoded by the coding sequence ATGACATACCGCGTCACGGTCGGAGGGCATGTCCATGTCTTTGCCGATCTGAAGCAATTGATGGCGAAGGCGACGCCGCTGCGTTCCGGCGACATGCTGGCCGGCATCGCCGCCGCCAGCATGGAAGAGAATATGGCGGCGAAGATCGCGCTCGCCGACCTGCCCTTGCGGACCTTCCTCAACGAGGCGCTGGTGCCCTACGAGGAGGACGAGGTCACCCGCCTGATCCTCGATACGCATGATGCGGCCGCCTTCGCTCCGATCGCGTCGCAGACAGTCGGCGAGTTCCGTGACTGGCTCTGCTCGGAAAGGGCGACGCCGGAGGTCCTGGCCGCCATCGCGCCGGGTGTGACACCGGAAATGGCGGCGGCCGTCTCCAAGCTGATGCGCAACCAGGACCTCATCCTCGTTGCCCGCAAATGCCGGGTCGTCACGAGCTTCCGTGACACGATCGGCCTGCCCGGCACAATGGCGGTGCGCCTCCAGCCGAACCATCCGACCGACGATGCCGCCGGCATCCTCGCCTCCACGATCGACGGGCTGCTCTATGGCTGCGGCGATGCCGTGATCGGCATCAACCCGGCGTCCGATTCCCTGCCGGTGCTCGGTGATCTCGTCCGCCTGCTCGACGAGTTGATCCACCGCTTCGACATTCCCACGCAAAGCTGCGTGCTGACGCATGTCACCAGCGCGATCGCGCTGATCGGGCAGGGCGCGCCGGTCGATCTCGTCTTCCAATCCGTCGCCGGCACGCAGAAGGCCAATGAATCCTTCGGCATTTCGCTGTCCGTGCTCCAGGAAGGTCTGGAGGCCGGGCGTTCGCTGAGGCGCGGCACAATCGGCGACAACGTGATGTATTTCGAGACCGGGCAGGGGTCGGCACTCTCCGCCGACGCCCATCACGGCGTCGACCAGCAGACGTTGGAGGCGCGGGCCTATGCCGTCTGCCGGCCCTTCGAGCCACTGCTGGTGAACACCGTCGTCGGCTTCATCGGCCCGGAATATCTCTATGACGGGAAGCAGATCATCCGTGCCGGGCTGGAGGATCATTTCTGCGGCAAGCTGATGGGCGTGCCGCTCGGATGCGACGTCTGCTACACCAACCATGCCGAGGCCGATCAGGACGACATGGACACGCTCTTGACCCTGCTCGGCACGGCCGGGGTCAATTTCGTCATGGGTGTGCCCGGTGCCGACGACGTCATGCTGAATTACCAGTCCACCTCCTTCCACGACCAGCTCTATGTCCGCGACGTGCTCGGGCTGCGGCGCGCGCCCGAGTTCGAGGCCTGGCTGCGACGCATGGACATCACGGATGAATCCGGGCGGTTGAGCAGCGGGCGGGGTGGGCAGGCTTTGCTGGCAGCCATGCAGGAGCAGGCAGCGTGA
- a CDS encoding Ldh family oxidoreductase, with protein sequence MNTQSSADGVHLTLAQVEALTRRVLLACGVDPRNEAPITASVVAAEAEGVHSHGLARLPTYCEHARVSKIDGKARPVLDSPKPGLVRVDAKAGFAHPAIDFGLPALCEAAKAQGIAALAVTNSYNCGVVGYHVERIAQNGLLALAFVNAPASIAPAGGARPVFGTNPIAFAVPRAGREPLVLDQSSSVVAKSEIVVHQQRGEAIPLGWALDSDGNPTTDPKAALAGGSMVPSGGYKGAGLALIVEVFAAWLTGACLSIDASSFADNLGGSPRTGQFFIAIDPGELAGEGASSRLERLFDAVAGQPGARLPGERRAAARARTATGGITISRKLFDTIEAYARPA encoded by the coding sequence ATGAACACGCAGAGTTCCGCCGACGGCGTTCACCTGACGCTTGCTCAGGTCGAGGCGCTGACACGGCGCGTGCTGCTCGCCTGCGGGGTCGATCCGCGCAACGAAGCGCCGATCACGGCTTCCGTCGTCGCGGCGGAGGCAGAGGGCGTGCACAGCCACGGCCTCGCGCGCCTGCCGACCTATTGCGAGCACGCCCGCGTCAGCAAGATCGACGGCAAGGCGCGCCCGGTGCTCGATAGTCCGAAGCCGGGCCTGGTCCGCGTCGATGCCAAGGCGGGCTTTGCCCATCCGGCGATCGATTTCGGCCTGCCGGCCTTGTGCGAGGCGGCAAAGGCACAGGGCATCGCCGCGCTCGCCGTCACCAACTCCTACAATTGCGGCGTGGTCGGCTACCATGTCGAGCGTATCGCCCAGAACGGGCTGCTGGCGCTGGCCTTCGTCAATGCGCCGGCCTCGATCGCGCCAGCGGGCGGCGCGAGGCCGGTGTTCGGCACCAATCCAATCGCCTTTGCGGTGCCGCGTGCGGGGCGCGAGCCGCTGGTGCTCGACCAATCCTCCAGCGTCGTCGCCAAGAGCGAGATCGTGGTCCACCAGCAACGCGGCGAGGCAATCCCCCTCGGCTGGGCCCTCGACAGCGACGGCAACCCGACGACCGATCCCAAGGCAGCGCTCGCCGGCGGTTCGATGGTCCCGTCCGGCGGCTACAAGGGCGCGGGCCTCGCCCTGATCGTCGAGGTCTTCGCAGCCTGGCTGACCGGTGCCTGTCTCTCGATTGATGCGTCCTCCTTCGCCGATAATCTCGGCGGCTCCCCACGCACCGGCCAGTTCTTCATCGCGATCGACCCTGGCGAACTGGCGGGCGAGGGCGCTTCGTCCCGCCTCGAGCGCCTGTTCGATGCGGTGGCCGGTCAGCCCGGCGCCCGCCTGCCGGGCGAGCGGCGGGCCGCCGCCCGTGCCCGAACGGCGACCGGGGGCATCACCATCTCGCGCAAGCTCTTCGACACGATCGAGGCCTACGCCAGACCGGCATAG
- a CDS encoding hydantoinase B/oxoprolinase family protein has product MSDTFKGIDPVRLEVIRNALVAAAEEMSITIWRTSRSTVVREILDFSTAVFDAQGSNIAQSARIPVHLNSMSDCLRTILDRFIPLDQWNDGDVIVTNDPYSGGQHLPDIQTFRPVFVDGERVGIVGTLCHHVDVGGGAAGSYYANATEVFQEGIRIPPLRLVDRGVLNTGVFEMLLHNVRQPDETRGDLNAQIAALGIGERAVARMARKYGSASLAAAMSAILDGSERMVRAALKALPDSESSFVELVDDDGQSEEPIRLVVKIIKRGETITLDFEGSSPQVKGPVNNTPAMTCSAVYYALLAALGGEIPANSGCYRAVTVNLPEGSVVNAVFPAPVAGRMVVNHRIATAVFGALAQIMPERIPAAYYAISYVYALQTTNPNGKRQVYFDIEVGGWGGHARGDGASALSCGLHNNTNAPIEMVEAKYPVTFTRYGLIPDSGGAGEFRGGLGLVREWRLDAAEGSLSTNFERFRHAPYGIGGGEPGSLSRTTVTRADGSKIPLQSKVSGVPLKAGDTVTIETSGGGGFGDPARRDPKRLAKDLADGLVTPHAASRVYCAEQDKEEAA; this is encoded by the coding sequence ATGAGCGATACTTTCAAGGGCATCGACCCCGTCCGCCTCGAAGTCATCCGCAATGCTCTGGTCGCTGCGGCCGAAGAAATGAGCATCACGATCTGGCGCACCAGCCGCTCGACCGTGGTTCGCGAAATCCTGGATTTCTCGACCGCCGTCTTCGATGCGCAAGGCAGCAACATCGCCCAGTCCGCGCGCATCCCGGTGCACCTGAACTCGATGTCCGACTGCCTGCGCACCATCCTCGACCGCTTCATACCACTCGACCAGTGGAACGACGGCGATGTCATCGTCACCAATGATCCCTATTCCGGCGGCCAGCATCTGCCTGATATCCAGACCTTCCGGCCGGTCTTCGTCGATGGCGAGCGGGTCGGCATCGTCGGCACGCTCTGCCACCATGTCGATGTCGGCGGCGGTGCGGCCGGCAGTTACTATGCCAACGCGACGGAAGTCTTCCAGGAAGGCATCCGCATCCCGCCGCTGCGCCTCGTCGACAGAGGCGTGCTCAACACCGGCGTCTTCGAGATGCTGCTGCACAACGTGCGCCAACCCGACGAAACGCGCGGCGACCTGAATGCGCAGATCGCCGCGCTCGGCATCGGCGAGCGGGCCGTGGCGCGCATGGCGCGCAAATACGGCTCCGCCTCGCTCGCGGCCGCGATGTCGGCCATCCTCGACGGCTCCGAGCGCATGGTGCGCGCCGCGCTGAAGGCGCTTCCCGACAGCGAATCCTCCTTCGTCGAACTGGTCGATGACGATGGCCAGTCGGAAGAGCCGATCCGGCTTGTGGTGAAGATCATCAAGCGCGGCGAGACCATCACGCTCGATTTCGAGGGGTCGAGCCCGCAGGTGAAAGGGCCGGTCAACAACACCCCCGCCATGACCTGCTCCGCCGTCTACTACGCACTGCTGGCAGCACTTGGCGGCGAGATCCCGGCCAATTCCGGCTGCTATCGCGCCGTCACCGTGAATCTGCCGGAAGGCAGCGTGGTCAATGCGGTCTTCCCGGCGCCGGTGGCCGGCCGCATGGTCGTCAACCATCGCATCGCCACCGCCGTCTTCGGGGCGCTGGCGCAGATCATGCCGGAGCGCATCCCGGCTGCCTATTACGCGATCTCCTATGTCTACGCCCTGCAGACGACCAACCCGAATGGCAAGCGCCAGGTCTATTTCGACATCGAGGTCGGCGGCTGGGGCGGACATGCCAGGGGCGACGGCGCGAGCGCGCTCTCCTGCGGCCTGCACAACAACACCAATGCCCCGATCGAGATGGTCGAGGCCAAATACCCGGTGACCTTCACCCGATATGGGCTCATTCCCGATTCCGGAGGCGCCGGCGAGTTCCGCGGTGGCTTGGGCCTCGTGCGGGAATGGCGGCTGGATGCAGCCGAGGGCTCGCTCTCGACCAATTTCGAGCGCTTCCGGCATGCGCCCTATGGCATCGGCGGCGGCGAGCCCGGTTCGCTCAGCCGCACCACCGTGACGCGCGCGGACGGCTCGAAAATCCCGCTGCAATCGAAGGTCTCGGGCGTCCCGCTGAAGGCCGGCGACACCGTCACCATCGAGACCTCCGGCGGCGGTGGCTTCGGCGATCCGGCGCGGCGCGATCCGAAGCGCCTCGCCAAGGACCTCGCCGACGGGCTGGTGACGCCGCACGCCGCATCCCGGGTCTACTGCGCTGAACAGGACAAGGAGGAGGCGGCATGA